The Vigna radiata var. radiata cultivar VC1973A chromosome 6, Vradiata_ver6, whole genome shotgun sequence DNA segment ATTTCGGGTGAAGTAAACATGTAAATGGTTTTTGTACATAGCCTAAAAGCAAGTCCAATATTAAGGGTCCAACAGCAAAAGgctcattataataataacaactcCAATATtggaaaaatatattgtatttttatcgACAAATACTATTGTTAGTGGTGGAGATGAACTCACACCTCTCTCGCATTCCCTTCCAAACCTTTTAAACTTACCTTATATCTCTAAAATGTTATTGGAAAGATATGTTATTGTAACGGTCTATTAGTTATTATATGAAGAGACATTGACAAAGATATTAAAAGAATCgattatatcttttatatatatatatatatatatatatatatatatatatatatatatatatatatatatatgaactgTACAGTATGATATCAAGGCCGAACGGttacgatatatcttattaaaaataatcaagaatatcttattaaagatattgataagcaaaaaataaaataatcaaaggataatgaagaatatctatttaaagatatttagcaactaactaGATTTTGAGGTAaatctgtttatattatattttgtttatattttattctgtttattgggcttatatcagttgaaggtccatgagacaaattataaacaGAAAGCTCGGGCTACTCAGACTCCACAactcatattttcaaatattcaaatcaTGAGCCGAGGCTCTTCAATTCACGCCTAACTAGCGTCGGAGTGCAGGTACCTCCCCTCTCCACCAGGAAAGCAACCGAACGATCAAAACCTGAAGATCACCGAACAACCAAGATTGTAGGCAATCGAACGACAAAAAAGACAAGCGGAGAATCCAGTTCAAGCATCGGAAAGCAGTAAAGCCACGTCACAACatgttagtgtctcggtcctaCAAAATATTTACTGAAACATTTTGGTGCCCATCGTGGGACGGGGACATCCCATTGAAAGCCACGAGGAACCAAGACAAACGCTCGGTATCAACATCGTTTCAGATCAACATCAAAAAATTTCAGCAAAACAAAAGTTACACAACATGGATCATCATCAACgagataagtattttttttaaaaaaaatacaaaaatcttaaatatcTTATTACAATAAACATTACGGCAGctattttatataaacattaaaaatatatattatacattattattattatccaaACATGAtatagtatatataatataatttgtaatcAATATTGGTGCAAATCAAAATTGTAACCGAagcatttattatatatgttattatataatatttaatgatgaATATTAATACAATATGTGGAGAATAAGAATGCAAGTCAGGTTTTTGTTACAGCTTAGTTTGCAAGTCTTCATCTTTTTCAACACCGTTTTGCATTAATCTGACCAAAAggtttaagaaattaaatttccATATAGCTGAGGAAAAGATCCCTGCAGCCTGGTCAAGCTTTCAACCACATATTCTCGAGGACAATACAATACCAGTGTGCCAAAAATACACAAGATTTTGCGGAAGAATTTTATGCGTTAAGATTTGGTCTCCCAGCAACCCCTCAAGCGGGTTCTGCTTTGTCGAACCAAGAAAGGAACTTttggaaaaactttttttaacaacacttttttaacaatttttttacaacgcatacgtggcagcttgtgattggtctgttttaaatattttttaaacataaattcagatagaccaataaaatgatgacacgggtaaaaaaagttatcaaaaagtgttgtcaaaatatcattgtccggAACTTTTAGGCAACATCTAGTCCTTATTAATAACATCAAAGCATCAAAGCAAGACATGTACAAAAGATTCCTTGTTATAAAAAAGCCACCGTCATTCTCGGGCATTGCCGCAATCCGCCACCGGCACCGGACCGTTCAACTATCAAATTAGTCAGCTGTAATATTGCCAATGACGTCAGCCATCGGATGAAAACCCCACTGGTGTCACTAGGTCACCCGCATCATCAGCAGCAATCGCGGCATTCGCCGCGCCGTCCAGCTTCCGCGTCGTCTGCAACACGCAACATTTGATGTGTCGTTTGGACTAACCTCCGCGTCATCAGCCGCACTCTCCGCACCATCCGTCGCATCACCGTCACCAATTGAAAGACGTTGCTGGAATACAGGACCACGCCATGGTGACCTCAcgagaaaaggaaaattttaacaaGTTTGCTAAAAGAGGAACCCGCTCAAAACCCAAATACTTTAACTGCTTCACTAATTGTTCCATGTTCAACTTCTTTACATCAACAACGACTTCTTTAAGGTTGGCTTTACCAGCACCAACTTTATCTCAGCAAAATACTCAATCAATCAACATCAATCTAGGCCCAAGCCATCAAAGCAGAACATCAAATTGGGTGTCTCGCCGAAGACCCTCAGGTCGATTCAGCCTCCACGTCATCCGCCATGCTAACATTCTTCTTCAGTGCGTGAAGCTACTTCAACCTGCAAATTTTTGCACTTCAAATTAACCATAGCCATAAGACATTACACTATGCTGAAATTCATCAAAAGAAGTAGGGGTTCAACGATTGCCTCCACTATCCTATTCATCATTAATCGAATCAAGTTTCTTAGAAGTTAGGAATTGCTACCCACTGGAGTTCGCCTCCTTCGGCCATTAGGCCTCATATATATTAACCACTCGGCTTCAACCTTTCGGCATTCCATGGCCTCAAGAGTTCCAACATTCCGTTGTTCGGCCTCACAAGTATTCAGCCACTCGGCCTCAGTTGCTCAGCCTTCCATGACTGCAAGTGACAGGTACTCGGCCATTCGACCTCCCAGGTATTCAGCCGTTCAGCTTTACAGGTAATCGGCCATCAGGCCTCACAGGTATTCAGTCATTCGACTTCGCAGGTACTCGACCATCAGGCCTCACAAGcattcggccattcggcctcccAGGTATTCAATCGTTCTGCTTTACAGGTACTCGGCCATTAGGCCTCATGTATTCAACCCTTCGGCCTCAATTGTTGAGCAGTTCAGCCTCCAAGGTACTCAACCATTCGCCTCCCAAATATTCAACCATTCGGCTTTTGGCATTCAGCCATTTGGCCCCACATATCGCGTCTACTAGgaagttctccaggaactcctgggccacGGACGGTCATTCACGTCTATTGGgaagttctccaggaactcctgggccacGGACGGTCAATTTCATCTACTAGGAGGTTCTCTAGGAACTCTTGGGCCACGGACGACCATTCACGTCTACTAAGAGattctccaggaactcctgcGCCACGGACGACCAATCTTGTGTACTGGGAtgttctccaggaactcctaGGTCACGGACGACCATTCACGTCTACTGGGAGGTTCTCCAAGAACTCTTGGGCCACGGACGACCATTCACGTCTACTAGGAGATTCTCCAAGAACTCCTGGGCCACGAATGACCAATCTTGTCTACTGGGATGTTCTTcaggaactcctgggccacGGACGACCGTTCTCGTCTACTGGGATGTTCTCCAGGAATTCCTGGGCCACGAACGACCATTCTCGTCTACTGGGATGTTCTTTAGGAACTACTGGGCATTCACGTCTACTAGGAGATAAtccaggaactcctgggccacGAACGACCAATCTTGTCTACTGGGAGATTCTCCAAGAACTCCTGGGCCACAGACAACCTATTGGGAGGTCCACAGATGAGCAACACCTAGAAGCACGCTCCCCAACACAACCTCCTTCAAACtcataagtcctatagttaaccTCGGCTAAAACCGAACAATTAACTCAGACTTGGGTGGCATAATGTACAGTATGATATCAAGGTCGAGCGGTTATGAtctatcttattaaaaataatcaagaatatcttattaaagatgtggataagcagaagataaaataatcaaaggataatcaagaatatatatttaaagatatttagcaactaaccagattttcaggtaagtctgtttatattatattttgtttatattttattctatttattgggcttatatcagttgaaggtccatgagacaaattataaacaGAAAGCCAGGGCCACAAGTCAAGTATCTTCCAATCACACTTCATTCACATTCTACTCAGACTCCacaactcatattctcaaatattCAAATCAAGAGTCGAGACTCTTCAATTCACGcctaacttgggcgtcggagtgccttttgcaggtactcCCCCTCTCCACCAGGATAGCAACCGAACGGTCAAAACCTGAAGATCACCGAACGACCAAGATTGTAGGCGATCGAGCGACCAGGCAGAAAGAAGACAAGCGGAGAATCTAGTTCAAGCATCGAAAAGCGGTAAAGTCACGTCACAATAGATTAGTGTCTTAATCCCACAAAATATCTACTGAAACATGAACTTAACTATAAAAATACCCTTAAGTAAGTAAGAAGAAATAATGGATTAATagtatattttactttatactTGTATAAAAATACCCTTAAGTAAGTAAGTAAGAAGAGAATGTGTTTAGTCCACAAATAGATTTATAGGTTGTTCtaattcatataataattatatatatatatatatatatatatattattttattttattttttataaatgagtCAAAGTAATGCATTGACTTgacaaaatattaacaaaacaaGGAATCTTAAAATACAAGtgattctaacactttcatttgatTGTTTTGATTAATCCATTTCATGTCACTATGTAAAAGTAACTTTAGTTATCGATTAATGTTAGTAGAAGCGCCTCCTCATTGGGATTGCAATTCGAATTCTATTAAAATTGGTTAATAATCCTAGTTCCTAAGATGGTATTAATTGGAATTAATATATTgcattatattttgaaattcaattttgataccTCTTCATATATACTCAAGGTTATGTCAAGTTTGAGTACAAAAAAATTTCCATATGAAGAATAATGACAAAGTAGTATGCTTTGGTGAAGTGTGGGGTTGACAATCACAAGGTGGTGGTAAGAAATAAAGGTGAAACtgataataatagaaattactGGCCAGATTTAATTGGGGAAattgttttgttaaataatcttaattgattccacttaaaaaaaatgatggtAATAAAGAAAAGTCATTGTTGATATtagttcattttcttttttgcaaattttaataaaagaagatcttgatagaaagaaaaacattaggGTCTCTTTTTGATTagttaaacattatttaataagaacatgaattttcataaatttgatttgatgataactaaaattaaaatttaataagttaaagTATTATCCAAGCCAcacaattagaaaataaaataattttaaaatagtgtaaatcaaattcataataattaaatttcctGAAAATGGTGAAATTCTCAATTTAAACACAAACACATGGGTAGGGTTTTCAAGTGGGTTCATTATAACTATGAcctattttatacattttcaattccaattatatatttttttggtgaATTATCCAATTATAGGAGATAAAATGGTTAGACAATTCTCAAATTAGTCTTAAGCAATTCTGGTGCAAATTGAATGTCCTGCAACTGAATCTAATAACAACAAAACCAAGCAATTCCAACCACACCATTTTGGAGTTTGCAATGAGCGAAACTTGAgatatacttttgtttttgttgaaagGCATAGCTAAATTCTCGAGGCACCAAccaatgttttcttctttctcattctcctgccatgcatatatatataacccTGGCTAACTCCCACCATATTCATTCCCCTCTTGATTCAAACAGCTACACCCAAAAAGAAAGTACAAAACTTTATCACCCGAAGCCTCAAAAGCTCTCTCCTTTGTCCTTCGCCTCCTTCCACTTGTGATCGATGGAGGCGAAGTAGCACAGTGTTTGCCCAACGAGCCACCGTGACACAGATGAACACACGATGAGATCCTAAACCATCATCGATCCTGGGAGGACTGAAATGGAGATGCGGCGGATGAGGGAATTGTTGTCACTGTCTTTGTCATTTGAAAGCGAGAGAGTGTTCATTGTGGGTGGAAATCACACTGCAGCCAGATTTTGCACTCGCTAAAAGTATTGTCAccctaacaaaaaaaaagctCTATTCTCCTTCTTCTCTAATTCCCTCTTCTCCGCCTCTTtgccttcttcttcttcttttgctacATATAAAAAGTCTCTTTCGATCTTCTAAAATATCGTCGTCGTCGTCATCAtctttgtgtttatttttcttcttgtgaTAAGTTAACCTAATACTTCTGAAATGGGAAAGGTTTTCTCTCACCGCGTGATGCTTTTGGTGTTGTTTCTAGCTCCCTTTACCTTGATACCTTCGACTTTAGCACAACAACAAGAAACCAAACCCGACCCTCTTGCCATGAACATGGGAACAAAGCCCTTCACGCAGAGAAAACTATTAGGGTACGTGCCAGAAGCGAAAAAAGCTGCGTTGCAAAAGCTAGAGGACGTGCTTCTGGAACCCCCACGTGCGGCTTCGGGGAAATCGAGGGTGTACTTGAAGCGTACCAAGTATTTGCCTGATCTGATGGGTGATTCGCTGGAGGGTTACCCTCGCCGCGTTTTCATCGATGTGGGGCAAAAGGATGATGGGAGCGGCTCCGACTGGTTTAGGAAGAGGTATCCTACGAGGAACACGAACTTCGAGATCTATAAGATAGAGGCTGTGGCTGAGGGTGGCCCACAGATAGAGATATCGGACTGGTTGAGGAAGAACGTGAAGGAGGAAGAGTATGTGGTGATGAAAGCTGAGGCTGAGATGGTGGAGGAGATGATGTGGAGTAAGACCATAACGTTGGTGGATGAGCTTTTCTTGGAGTGCAAGCCACAGCAAGGGAGTGCAAAGAGCAAGAACAGAAGGGCTTATTGGGAGTGTTTGGCTCTGTATGGAAAGTTGAGAGATGAAGGTGTGGCTGTGCATCAGTGGTGGGGTTGATTTGATTCAATGTTTTGAATTACAATCCGTTATGATTTTGTTCTGATTCTTGATCTAAAATATTTTGAGCAACTTTCAGACAAATTTCAGACAGGAGCTGCTGATATCTCATAAAACTTGTTTTGTTGCTGTCTAAATGTTAGTGATGAACCGTATTTCAAAGCCTTGATTTATATTGATTGATACTGGGTTAGACACAACATAAAAGTGGGTGATTCCAAGACTTTTTGCTGTTCACATTAGTAGTGCAGATAAAGACATTGTATTGAGGTTAAAGAGTGAAAGTCCACCGagagttttcatttttctctcctctttttATTGAGGGCCCATCTTAACAacgtttttttaacaatttttgataataaattgtGTTACTAAATGGACCACGAACTACcacagtaaaaaaattataaaaagcaaattattaaaaaaatatctttcttttatttattattttcttttgtggCTTGTGTTTTAACAATTTGATCATTTATTTCTGTGAAAGTTTGTGATAGGATCCtggattttgttgactgagaaaGGATCATGAGAACATTGATCACCATGGAGTTACACTTAAAACTTTTGTTCAAAGGGAGGGGTATGATTTTCCTTAACTGTGATCATTAATGTGTAATGATTTATGgatattaattattcttatatttttctcatcacattatatatatatatatatatatatatatatatatatatatatatatatatatatatatatatatatatatatatatatgggtttgttaacacgcgtNNNNNNNNNNNNNNNNNNNNNNNNNNNNNNNNNNNNNNNNNNNNNNNNNNNNNNNNNNNNNNNNNNNNNNNNNNNCtcatatatcatggattctaagttttaaggtcaactatatttaaataattttcattatcaaaactaaaaaaaaaaaaaacagaaacccccaaacccttactcacctccctcattcctctcaaccctttctctttcatctctctcactccaacattttctctgtcatccttaTTGTtaccccaattgaaaaaaaaaatcagaaacccttgcctaaccctaatccaccttcctcacttatctaATCTGTTCtttcatacatcatttacacatctacaccatatttcattatatttttaaggtttaaacccttttttggtccctaagttaagttctgatgttcaatttagtcaccgcttttaaaaatatcaaccttTAATtcctataatatgaaaaatgtatcaaatcagtcctcatgataacacttaatgaacaataaatcacaagttttcatacttaggtatctaatattttgtgatttgttaatggTGTTacgaacaacaaatcacttaatgaaaaacttgtgatttgttaaaaaagggtttaaacctatttttaaagaacaagatatttccctctattgtccttttccctctatacaaagtgtttctttttcctttctctgttGGTATGGGATagatgatgtaagattacaacctagaattgaaagaattgtactcctagggagctcttctatacctatttctttaatttccttatgtacctatttctgatttttttttttcaattggggcaacagtaggatgacagagaaaatgttagagtgagagagatgaaagagaaatggttgagaggaatgagggaggtgagtaagggtttgagggttttttttttttagttttgataatgaaaattatttaaatatccttaaccttacaacttagaatccatgatatatgaggatatttttgtcatatatatatatatatatatatatagaaatatttatttttccgcGCTCAGAACAAGGGTGTAAATGACTAAATCGCATTCATTATGttaataaatagtttattttaaaaactttaaaataattaatcatatagacatttttaataaaatattaaatacaaaaatattgatatttttccCCTAAAATGCATTTAACGGgtttaaataaagtttagttATTTTCAAAAGTACTTGATAATGATTTGGGTATAGAGCTTTGATAAGGTAGtaagaaaatgataaataactttatatcatacattattattattattattattattattattattattattattattattattatttttattattattattagtattattattattgaagtgtttgtttttttatgaaaggAATTAATGATAAGTTaactaatttagttttaatttataaagaataatataatataaatagtttaatattttatttttatgtatttatttagattttctATAATAGgtataatttgtttatgttatgTGAAGTATaccttttatttatgaatttgatgcaatctttcatattttatatatttttattttgttttatttttaataaatttttatgtgacagtaaattattaatagacttatatatatcaaatagaTTTCAAATGCCGAAAttcacatattatatatatatatatatatatatatatatatatatatataaaagtaaatttttcttttttttcttatgtatcaagttctttatttttagatttgttCGCATGCGATATTTTTGTTATCACATTTGATATCTTAGTCGAATAGATGAATCTACGTTAATTTAGgtttataatgatatatttgaCTAGTAAATTAAGTTTCTTTAAAGAGAGATAGGTCTTTCATAacctttttaacttttaaaacaattcaTTGAAGAACACATGAATTAAGATAAAAGATGTTTGTTAAGTCCTACGATAAATActtatgaatttaatttgttattattttgtaaatgttgAAGTGCTGTTTTGTAACGTCCCATATTGAATTATGAGATTGATGGTGAATTGCTGAAAACGAATGTAATAAAGTATACTGTGTTCTTTCTGTTTAATTGAAGTGTTGATAATCTATTTACGTTTAATTGaaaatacaagttttatttgatatttaaaacatgttaaaatagttaatattaattgattgagttgtacacaaaatattttatttttgttgattatgCATAATCATGTAGTTGCATATAGTTAAGAGGAACATTTAAATAAaggacttaattaaaaataaataaaattttaaagattcaactgaaaattttaaatttttaaaaatttaataaatcacaaaaatttaataggaatttaattcaatttttttaaggattttagttaatatttcttaatttattcttttataatttttaattatttggtcatttaatgaattattaaagaacaacttatatttaaattattaatttatttttttatattattttttatttttaattttatttttttatgatttctaatcatttattcatttaataaaattaaattttgaaaaacatattttactcttatttttaaaaatgatattatttaaaaaataatatacatttatttagagccgtcaaaatgggtcacaacccgcgagccaacccggcccgtcacgggttcgggccgggttgggtttgaaaaatacaacccacttatatgcgggtcagatttcaataTTGAATCCgactcatttagacccggctcatg contains these protein-coding regions:
- the LOC106763581 gene encoding uncharacterized protein LOC106763581, with protein sequence MGKVFSHRVMLLVLFLAPFTLIPSTLAQQQETKPDPLAMNMGTKPFTQRKLLGYVPEAKKAALQKLEDVLLEPPRAASGKSRVYLKRTKYLPDLMGDSLEGYPRRVFIDVGQKDDGSGSDWFRKRYPTRNTNFEIYKIEAVAEGGPQIEISDWLRKNVKEEEYVVMKAEAEMVEEMMWSKTITLVDELFLECKPQQGSAKSKNRRAYWECLALYGKLRDEGVAVHQWWG